In Rhinoraja longicauda isolate Sanriku21f chromosome 12, sRhiLon1.1, whole genome shotgun sequence, the DNA window caaaggctttttgaaagtctagatacatcacatccgccggctctcccttatccattctcatTAAAAGCCTTCATTAAAATAAAGGCTTAATAATACAGTTTATTAAAACTTAATCATCCTATGTGTCCCGTTTTCAAATGTTGTTTGTTAGCAAATCCTAAGAATTGCCTTGATAAGCCAGGGATGTTCCAGGAGTTCAAATTAATAATTTCATTTGGTTACTTTAGGAATTCAGCTAAACAAAAATTGGAAATGGCAAAGGGTGATGGACTCCAAAATAAAACTGCTCAAATGGCCAATGTAATCACCATAACATACaacaaatattagacacaaaatgctggagtaacttagcggggcagcatctctgcagagaaggaataggtgatgtttcaggttgagactctcgttcaggacccgaaacatcacccattttctccaaacgtctccagagatgctgcctgtcctgctgagttactccagcaatttgtgtctatctttggtttaaaccagcatctgcagttccttcctacacatataacaAATATTGTTTGTTGGTTTGTTTTTGGTTTGAAGGACAATAAGTACCactgcataaaattataaaggtaaAACTTCAGTTTTCATTGAACTGCAACATAATCTATTGTTTTTAAAATTGttcaataatttatttatttcactACTATCTATTCAATTTGCATGCATTAGTTGTCACATGATAATAAAATGACTGTGGTCCGCAAAGGACAGTTTATTTACCCTATTCTTCACGCTATCATTGTTCAGGGAAAAAATATAAACCAGTGCTGCCAATATCACTAATTTCACAATTTTAAGAATTACTGTTCATAAAAGTTTACGTATCCTTCATTCTGTTTGAATTAGATTGCAAATTGTTGCATCTAGGCGTTCATTACAGATCTAAATTAAGAATTATTCAGGGTACCTTGGAAGAAAAAAAGGTGTTATCTTAGCATTTCCTCAAACCCACACACTACCACAGAGAACACAGGCAGCATAACTCCCTGGATTCAGGATCTTTTTTAAATGCATTAATGTTTGAATACTTTTGAGGACTAGCTCAATTCCTGCAGAAACTGTTTAACCTGCAGTGATTACCATCGAAGCAAGATTACCTGAACTTCAGTAGTTCAGCTGCAAGATGTGCTTGTGTGCACTGTATGACTGAACACCAAGTCGGTGACTAACTTGATCACTGAAGCATATGAAAGAATAGATCCTAACACTCGATATCTGCAAGATAAAAATTATCTACGAACCAGTCCCCTCTAACAATAAAGATTCACAGCAAGCGTTAAGAAAACATGGATCACTTCTTATACGTCAGGAGCCACCACTTAGCGAAAACTGGCATCTAAAGATGAAATTCACCATGACTTTAAATGCAGTACTAGATTGGTTAAATGAGGGAATGGATATCTGAGATCATAGTCTCAGATCTGGCATAAAGATCATGGTCAAACAGATAGCAGTGATCCCTAGTCTGATCAGTGCTTCTGAGATCAAGAGTACTCAAACAGACATCTCAAGAAAAAAAAATACCAACAAATTATTTAGTTGGATACAAAATTTATGGTTATCACAGTCAGGCTGTGTATAAATGTGAACTGCGAGGGGAATTAGACTGAATTGTCAAGTCTCTGAAATTAACATTacaaattttatttttgttgcaaGCTATATAATTAATTGAAGAGTATCAAATcagatttcatttcattttcatttagTTAACTCGCCAAAAAAGAGAACAAATGATCTTAACAAAACTGCATGGTGCCAAATCAACTTGGAACTCAGGCTCTGAATAACAATAGTTAACAATTTTCTTCTTCGGCTAATAGCAAAATAGCATGTTCATGATGAATATATTTGGATATTTCTAATGATTCCGAATGAAAAATAATGGGATTATACAAACCTCAAGTAATTACTAAATTAGGAATAATTCCATGGGCTCTTAAATGTATTACATTCTCCTTTTTAGTTCAATGTGCATAATTCTGAGTTAATTACATTTTGACAACATGATGAAAGCAAACATTTTTACAAAATGATTTTAGTTCTGAACACTACCAGTACATAATGAAAACatttagcatctgtggaaggaattgatccattctctccacagatattgaTTGAATTgttatgtttccagcattttcggcTTTCGTTTCAGATGTCCAATATCTACAGATTTTTATTGTAATTTTAGTTGAGCATTCAAAATTACTTTGACTTGTAACTTACAAAATATTCTTATTCAAATGATTAAGGGGAAGCTATAGAACAATTTTGAGAAAGTAAATTCCAGTACGTATATCAGATAAATTAATGTGCTTCGACAAAGAGGCCAATTGCATTATCTCAAGTGAAGCAGCTTTTCATATTTAACATATTTTTCCCTTTCAGATTGAAAAAGCTCATTGAACAAGAAAAAGCCTATCGGGTGAAAAAAGAACAAGAAAATGCCAAGAAGATTGCAAAGCTAAAGGAAGAGCTTACCAAGCTGAAATCATTTGCATTGATACTTGTGGATGAACAGCAACGGCTTTCAGAGCAGCTCAACCAACAGAGTCAAAAAGCCCAGGCTCTATCTGTCGTTGCACAGCAAGCTCAGGAAAAAATAACAGCCTCTGAGGAAAGGGCAACGGAAGAAGAACATAAAGTGTTCGTTCTCGAGATTGAATTGCAAACACAAACCAGTAGATTTTATCAGGAACAGGAAACAACAATGGCCAAATTGACCAACGAGGAAAGTCAGAATCGACAACTCCGACTAAAATTGGCCACACTCAGCCGACAGATAGATGAATTGGAGGAGACTAATAAATCACTGAGGAAAGCAGAAGAAGAACTGCAGGATTTAAGAGAAAAAATAAACAGAGGCGAGTGTGGAAATTCCAGCTTGATGGCAGAGGTAGAAGTTCTGCGGAAACGTTTGTTAGAAATAGAAGGAAAGGATGAGGAACTTTCAAAAATGGAGGACCAGTGCAGAAATCTCAACAGAAAATTAGAAAAGGAAGAAAGCCATAGCAGGAATCTAAAAACTGAGGTGGAGAAACTAAAGAAACGAATAATGGAATTGGAAAAATTGGAGGATGCCTTCAGTAAAAGTAAACAAGAATGCTATGTGCTTAAATGCAACctggaaaaagaaaaaaatctaaCTAAGCAATTAGCAAatgaattggagactttaaaAGTGCGAGTTAGGGAACTTGAAGCAATTGAAAATAAACTGGAGAAAACAGAATTGGCCATGAAGGAGGACCTAAGCAAGCTTAAAACATTAACTGTAATGTTGGTTGATGAAAGAAAAAATATCGCAGAAAAGATGAGGCAAACAGAACACAGATTTCAGAATGCAAATGCGCAACTTCAAACAGAGGAAAATAAAGTTACAGTTGTGACAGAGAAACTAATTGAGGAAAGTAAAAATGCACTTAAATCCAAAGCAGAATTGGAAGAGAAAACATACAACTTAACTAAGGAAAGGGATGAGCTTAAAAAGAAGCTAAAAGTCGAGGAGGAGCGCGGATATGACATTTTGTCCAAATCTAATCTGATGAAGAAGAGACTCCAATCTCTTGAAGCGATAGAAAATGAGTACCTGAAAAACAAAGGAAAACAAGAGTATCGCAAATCCCCTTcatgtttacaaaaaaatgacaatAAAATCAGAGAATTAACTCATGAGGTTGAAAGACTGAAATGCAAATTGAAAGATGCACAGGTGGTAGAGGACGATCTAACGAAGACAGAAAATGACTATGACTCACTGGAGCATAGGTACTACGATGAGCAACAGCAGCTAAAATTACTGACAGGGGAGCTTGAGACCATGAAAAGGGAACTAGCTCGATATAAACTAGTAGAAAAGACCGAATCATCTCACGAACAAATCTTGTTTGACAGACTCAGTGAGGAGCAGGCAAAATCAAGCCATCTAACAAGGGAAGTGGAAGCTCTCAAAGACAAAATTCATGAATATATGGCAACAGAAGACTTACTATCTCATTTTAAAGCAGAGCAGACATCAATGCAAAAAAAGATAACTCAACAGGaaaacagaaacaaagaactagcaAGGGAGACCGAAAATCTTACCAAAGAATTGGAAAGGTACAGAAGGTTTAGCAAGAGTCTTCGGCCTGGCATGAATGGCAGGAGGTTTGGAGAGTTGCAACTCTGCTCAAAAGAGATCCAGACTGACTCCATAGACAGTGAACCACCTGATTACAGAAGCCTTATTCCTCTAGAGAAAGCAGTAGTAAATGGAAAAATGTGTACAGAAAGTGAAGAGACCGATTATAGTGCCCGAGATGTTGATCAATCATTGCAAGTCAACTACAATTCATTAACTGTAAACAGTGTCAATAATAATAAGAGATCATGGACACCATGGATGAAGAGCAAGGAAACCTGTGCACAAAATGGAAATGCTGTATCCAAGCTGAATGGAAATCTGGTTCAGGCAGGTGAAATGGTGCTTACTCAGAAACAAGGGCAACCTCTTCATATAAAGGTAACGCCGGACCATGGACAGAGCACAGCTACTCTTGAAATCACAAGTCCCACTTTTGATAATTCATTTTCCTACACCAGTACAGCAGTTATCCCCAACTGTGGTGTTCCAAAACAAAGAATTACCATTATACAAAATGCCTGCCTCACACctgcaaagtcaaagtcaatggaTGGATACTGCACACCAGAACGTGCTTTATCACCCCTAACCAGGACTACAATATCGAGATCAAAATCCAGAACTTCAGACTCATGCAGTTCAATAACTCCTGAAAGAACAATGTTGCCTATTCAAATAGTTGCTCTAACTGCTAATTCCATAAACTCACCAGATCGAACACTGTCTCCTGAGCCAAAGGACATCGCCTCAGCTCATACCATCTTTAGAGTTTCGCCTGAAAGGATACAAGGGCGTCAGATACAGAAGTCCAACACTAGTCCTAATGTAATTACCACTGAAGACAATAAAATTCATATTCACTTAGGTAATCCCCATATTCAAGCAGCCACACCCGTTTCAAGACCAATGAGCCCCTGCAGTACAATCCACGAGATCAGAACTCCAGCCATATCTAATGGGACGCCAAATAAGTCAACTAATAAAATCACCAGCTGCATTACTATCACACCGACAGCCACTCCTGCCCCACGCCATTCACAAATTACAGTAAGTAATGTCTATGATTAACCTCCCTTACCCAACCCAAACCCTGATGAGAATAACAATGCTCTTAGTTTCAGTATTAAAGGATCCACTTACTTTACCTGtatcttttgttttaattttaaactGGTTTGTGCATGCTTTGTATAAACCCTACGCCTAATCAATATCATCATGGAATTGTGTGTACATATTATAAACTGTAACTCCACAACATTAAAGACTTATATAAAAGGTCAATCACCATTTAATCTGCACATGTATAAAATCCAAAAATTGTATTTGCTTCTGATgttaaagggaaaaaaaaaatcagatacaTATTGTAATAGAGAAAACAGTTCAAATAGCAGTAAACATTAGAATAAGTTTGCttgttgagtttattttatttttcccatCTTTTGCACATTTTAAGATATATTTTATCACTGGAAAAGTTTGAGGTATGCTCATTGGAAATCGCCTTTATCCATGATGTCTGCTGATGCAATTTCAAATTTTGTTAAATTGGGAACCACTACAGATTATTTATCTCTGGGAACAAAATGCTAATCCAGTTAGGCCTGATTTCTATGTACAATTCTAAGACCAGCAAATTATATCATAGAATTATAATGCACAGGAATATTCAAAATGTTCATTTGAAATCCCTCTACTATTTCAATGGAGGCATTGCCCAATTATTTTACATGTATGCAAGTTCTATGAAAATGAGAAAGACAAATTACAAATGAATGCCATGAACATTCATACGATCATTTCAGTAAATACAAAACTCCTGTGACTAATGCCAAACAGCACACAGCTTCTAACACATGTAAGCAATATTGCTCAGGTAGGCATAAAAACTCTGAGCatggaaaacaaagaaaaaaataggTACATACTGCATGGTTTGGTAAGACTAATGTTAAAGTACACGGGGCAATGTGCTTGTTCATTGACTTTATTTCCACAAGATAGAAAAAAATTGCCACCTACAATTCTGGATCTAAACAGCTTAGAATTCAATAATTAGAATATTCATTTTCTGATAaagtaaacaaaacacaaaacataaaGAATGAGGCTTACTAATACactgaatttaaaaaatgatatcTCAATGGTTAACCAAATTTATTGGTCATGGgtatagacgcaaggaactgcaaatgctgatttaccaaaaatgacacaaactgctggagtaattcagcaggtcaggcagcacctctggggccaaaatgtcgcctacccatgttccccagagatgctgcctgactcgctgagttactccagaacttaatATCTTCATTGGTTAATAACTTGTTTAGAAACATCAGTGAGACTTAGTATTTTTCATTGTTGCAGAGTAAAACTGGCAGAATTTTTGATATTCAACCATCTGTTAAAAAGTGAAGATCAATATAGTGCACTGCTGCAGGTTGTATCAATGAAATAATTAAGATGCGATTTTAAAATAATTACCCACCCTGAAACACTTCATGCCAATGGAAAAAGACATGTTCAATCTGCGACATCAAATATTTGAACAGTGATGGTGATTTCATTGAATTGTGAAAGCAAAATTCTTATTGGGCTTGTTCGCACTGATATAAGAGCTTGCCCCTGCCTGGGATGTTCAGAACCAGAGCTTGCAGTCTCAAAGAAAGGAACTAGCCATTCAAAATTAGGCTAGTGTATCATTTAATTCACTAGCCAAAAGAATTCAGCCATTGAGTATATACCAGTCAGATTTTTTGTTATTAAGGTGATCAAGTGATACAAAATTTGTGCAGGAAAATGGTGCTGAGTTAAAAGTTCAGCAATGTCCTTATTTAACAGCATAGCAAAAACAAGTGGCTGAATACACAAGACTGGGAACAAGGCAGGAGTAGAACATCAGGCTCTTCAAGGCTGCTTtgtcatttaatatgatcatggctaatctatgatGGCCTCAACTCTTTTGTGCCATTTTTCCATAGCCTTGTATTTCtcaatctatcaaatatttatccaccttCATCTTAATACTCCAAATAATCTAGCTTCCTTCAGGCACTTGGGCAGAGAATACAAGAGATTCATCATGCTctgcaaaaatgtttttttacgTGTCTTGTTTTAAATGACTGGCTCTTTATCTTGTATGTAGAAGGAAAGTGCAAGAGTCTTCCATGAGTGAAAACATCCCAACGTcgatgctaaagatagacacaaagccctgaagtaactcagtgggtcaagcagcatctctggagaaaaaggataggcgatgtttcggatcaggacccttcttcaggctgaaagtcgaGGGGTGCGGGGTAAAGAACTGGAGGCGTGAAATGTCTCTGCTTcaaatcccctcatgatcttatacatttcatcctctttcttctaagctccaaggaatacaggccCAAACTATTTTGTTTCTCTTCGTAGGACAACCCTCTCATCCCAAtaattagcctggtgaatctctttgcaTTCCCTCCAATGTTATTATATTAATTTTAGATAATGGGACCAAaactgtatgtatgtatgcagtaATCCAGATGAAGCCTCGCCAAACACTACACAATTGAAACAAAACCTCCTTATTTTTAAACCCCAATTGCTAAACAATGGCCAAAATTCCAATTACGTTCTTCTTGAACCTGCTTGCCAGCTTTTCATGCTTCATacacaagatccctctgtacttcaCTCAGTTATAGTCTCTCCATATAGATAATAAACAAGCCCGTGTGCTATATATACATCTGCtatagtccaagtcagcatggatttatgaaggggaaatcatgcttgactaatcttctggaattttttgaggatgtgacaagtaaaatggatgaaggggagccagtggatgtcatgtatctagactttcagaaagcctttgataaggtcccacacgggagatttgtgagcaaaattagagcaaatggtattgggggtagggtgttgacatggatagagaattggttggcagacaggaaccaaagagtaggagtaaacaagtccttttcagaatggcaggcagtggtgagtggagtggcaaggctcggtgttggggccaaaAACtagttaccatatatattaatgatttggatgaaggaattagaagtaacactagcaagtttgcagatgacacaaagctgggtgggagtgtgaactgcgaagaggatgttaggaggttgcaggttgacctggacaggttgagtgagtgggcagatgcatggcagatgcagtataatgtagataaatgtgatgttatccactttggcagcaaaaacaaggaggcagattattatctaaaaggtgtcaggttaggtaaggggaaagtgcagcgagacgtgggtgtccttgtacaccagtcactgaaagttggcgtgcaggtacagcaggaagtgaagaaagctaatggcatgttggccttcataacaagaggatttcagtataggagtaaagaggttcttctgcagttgtatacggcCCTGGTAAGacgacatctggaatattgtgtacagttttggtctcctaatttgaggaaggtcatactcataattgaggcagtgcagcgaaggttcacgagattgatccctgggatggggggactgtcataagaggaaagattgaaaagactaggcttgtattcactggagtttagaaggatgagaggggatctcatagagacatataaaattataaagggactggacaactagatgcagaaaaaatgttcccaatgttgggcgagtccagaaccaggggccacagtcttagaataaaggggaggccatttaaaactgaggtgagaaggaactttttcacccagagagttgtgaatttgtggaattctctgccacagagggcagtggaggccaaatcactggatgaatttaagagatagatagagctctggggggctagtggaatcaagggatatggcgagacgttgggtacaggttactgattgtggataatcagccatgatcacaatgaatggcggtgctggctcgaagggccgaatggcctcctcctgcacctatttccgatGTTTCTATAACTTATGCTCTTAATTGTTATTCATCATAAGAgcattaggagtagaattaggccattcggcccatcaagtctactccgccattcaatcatggctgatctatctctccctcctaaacccattctcctgctttctcctcataacctctgacgcgtATTCATTTTTATCTATCAATCACAATTTATTTTGAAATCTGTAAAGATTATTGATTAGCCTCCCTGCTGCTTGTGCTGCTCACAATTGCCCCTGTGAAATGCACCAAATTCAAGTGGAGGTTGGAAGAGACACACACCATGTCTGTATGATTTCGCATGCTAAAATGTTGTGGCAGTTTATTTTTGCAAGGTGAACGTTGGATGCTAATATTTTACTGTTGATATTAAAATCTAACCCAATTTCTTTATTTCTTGTCAAAAGAAAAGCTAGTGGGTTCAACATGTAACCTTCCACAACTT includes these proteins:
- the filip1l gene encoding filamin A-interacting protein 1-like, with the translated sequence MAKLTNEESQNRQLRLKLATLSRQIDELEETNKSLRKAEEELQDLREKINRGECGNSSLMAEVEVLRKRLLEIEGKDEELSKMEDQCRNLNRKLEKEESHSRNLKTEVEKLKKRIMELEKLEDAFSKSKQECYVLKCNLEKEKNLTKQLANELETLKVRVRELEAIENKLEKTELAMKEDLSKLKTLTVMLVDERKNIAEKMRQTEHRFQNANAQLQTEENKVTVVTEKLIEESKNALKSKAELEEKTYNLTKERDELKKKLKVEEERGYDILSKSNLMKKRLQSLEAIENEYLKNKGKQEYRKSPSCLQKNDNKIRELTHEVERLKCKLKDAQVVEDDLTKTENDYDSLEHRYYDEQQQLKLLTGELETMKRELARYKLVEKTESSHEQILFDRLSEEQAKSSHLTREVEALKDKIHEYMATEDLLSHFKAEQTSMQKKITQQENRNKELARETENLTKELERYRRFSKSLRPGMNGRRFGELQLCSKEIQTDSIDSEPPDYRSLIPLEKAVVNGKMCTESEETDYSARDVDQSLQVNYNSLTVNSVNNNKRSWTPWMKSKETCAQNGNAVSKLNGNLVQAGEMVLTQKQGQPLHIKVTPDHGQSTATLEITSPTFDNSFSYTSTAVIPNCGVPKQRITIIQNACLTPAKSKSMDGYCTPERALSPLTRTTISRSKSRTSDSCSSITPERTMLPIQIVALTANSINSPDRTLSPEPKDIASAHTIFRVSPERIQGRQIQKSNTSPNVITTEDNKIHIHLGNPHIQAATPVSRPMSPCSTIHEIRTPAISNGTPNKSTNKITSCITITPTATPAPRHSQITVSNVYD